From candidate division TA06 bacterium, the proteins below share one genomic window:
- a CDS encoding citrate (Si)-synthase, with the protein MAALKEKLREKIPGWRERAGGLVKEHGDHVISDVTVRQAYGGMRGVKSMVCDTSLVEPEAGLIIRGTPIKDLTKKLPEEIFFLLCTGELPDADALKSLQDEMRAKAKVPGYVWKVLEAMPEDSHPMTMLDTGILCMQKESIFRKKYDEGVQKSEYWEWTLEDAISLLAKLPTLAAGMYRMRFKKGPRIDPDPKLDWGGNYAHMLGASNHKEFANFMRLYLVLHCDHEGGNVSAFTCRTVNSALSDIYYSLSAGLNGLAGPLHGLANQECLRFVLGILEKFDNKVPGDEELKKFTWDVLNSGRVVPGYGHAVLRATDPRFSAFHAFGQQVCPDDPAFKTVDRLFALVPDILKEHGKAKNPYPNVDAGSGSLLYFFGLKELDYYTVPFGISRAMGLCSQAIEARAMMSAITRPKSVVTEWVSKEVLS; encoded by the coding sequence GTGGCAGCGCTTAAGGAGAAGTTGAGGGAGAAAATCCCGGGCTGGCGTGAAAGGGCTGGTGGCTTGGTCAAGGAACACGGCGACCACGTCATATCAGATGTCACAGTCCGGCAGGCATATGGCGGCATGAGAGGCGTGAAAAGCATGGTCTGCGACACGTCACTTGTTGAGCCTGAAGCAGGCCTGATCATACGGGGCACTCCTATCAAGGACCTGACCAAAAAACTTCCCGAGGAGATTTTCTTCCTTCTGTGCACGGGCGAGCTGCCGGATGCAGATGCCCTGAAGTCTCTTCAGGACGAGATGAGGGCAAAGGCGAAGGTTCCGGGCTATGTATGGAAGGTTCTGGAGGCGATGCCTGAGGATTCTCATCCGATGACCATGCTCGACACCGGCATACTGTGCATGCAGAAGGAGTCCATCTTCAGGAAGAAGTATGATGAGGGTGTTCAGAAGTCCGAATACTGGGAGTGGACTCTTGAGGACGCCATCTCATTGCTTGCTAAACTGCCGACGCTGGCAGCAGGAATGTACAGGATGCGCTTCAAGAAGGGTCCTCGCATAGATCCCGATCCCAAGTTGGACTGGGGAGGCAACTACGCACACATGCTTGGCGCAAGTAACCATAAGGAATTCGCGAACTTCATGCGCCTGTATCTGGTTCTCCACTGCGACCACGAGGGCGGGAATGTGAGCGCTTTTACCTGTCGGACAGTCAATTCGGCTCTCTCCGACATCTACTACTCTCTGTCTGCTGGTCTGAACGGTCTGGCGGGGCCACTCCATGGTCTTGCCAACCAAGAGTGCCTCAGGTTCGTGCTTGGAATCCTGGAGAAGTTCGATAACAAGGTTCCGGGTGATGAGGAACTGAAGAAGTTCACGTGGGATGTTCTCAATTCCGGAAGGGTCGTTCCAGGCTACGGCCACGCTGTTCTGCGTGCTACCGACCCGCGCTTCAGCGCTTTCCATGCGTTTGGTCAGCAGGTTTGCCCTGATGATCCGGCGTTCAAGACGGTGGATCGGCTTTTTGCCCTTGTGCCAGACATACTCAAAGAGCACGGAAAAGCGAAGAACCCCTATCCGAACGTGGACGCGGGCTCTGGTTCTCTCCTGTACTTCTTCGGATTGAAGGAGTTGGACTACTACACCGTTCCATTCGGGATTTCTCGTGCCATGGGTCTCTGCTCCCAGGCAATCGAAGCGAGAGCAATGATGAGTGCTATTACCAGACCGAAGTCAGTGGTCACCGAATGGGTGAGTAAGGAGGTTCTGAGCTAA